A genome region from Constrictibacter sp. MBR-5 includes the following:
- a CDS encoding extracellular solute-binding protein, which produces MAGPWRRPPTRPRRGLPPDGFYHTTQVALVAIAYNTKLVKPEDAPKNWSDLLDPKWKNQVSVSHPGFSGRVGNWVVAMRKLYGWAYFEKLEKNKPQIGRSIVDTVTMLNAGERMVSASSVNSVRPSIARGNPLAIVYPTDGALLMEDPSAILANTKNPNAAKLFMEFLLGVEKSRIAVAAASETMRPEVELPADQPRIGEVKTFKLPLQEVVDGIPEVTETCRDLSGV; this is translated from the coding sequence ATGGCTGGACCATGGCGGCGGCCGCCGACGCGTCCGCGCCGAGGGCTGCCCCCCGACGGCTTCTACCACACGACCCAGGTCGCGCTGGTCGCGATCGCCTACAACACCAAGCTGGTGAAGCCGGAGGATGCGCCGAAGAACTGGTCCGACCTGCTCGACCCGAAATGGAAGAACCAGGTCTCGGTCAGCCATCCGGGCTTCAGCGGTCGCGTCGGCAACTGGGTCGTGGCCATGCGCAAGCTCTACGGCTGGGCGTATTTCGAGAAGCTGGAGAAGAACAAGCCGCAGATCGGCCGCTCGATCGTCGACACGGTCACCATGCTCAACGCGGGCGAGCGCATGGTTTCCGCCAGCTCGGTCAACAGCGTCCGGCCGAGCATCGCGCGCGGCAACCCGCTGGCGATCGTCTACCCGACCGACGGCGCGCTGCTGATGGAGGATCCGTCGGCCATACTGGCGAACACGAAGAACCCGAACGCCGCGAAGCTCTTCATGGAGTTCCTCCTGGGCGTCGAGAAGTCGCGCATCGCGGTCGCGGCGGCCAGCGAGACGATGCGTCCCGAGGTCGAACTGCCGGCCGACCAGCCGCGGATCGGCGAGGTGAAGACGTTCAAGCTGCCCCTGCAGGAGGTCGTGGACGGCATTCCCGAGGTGACGGAGACGTGCCGGGACCTATCCGGGGTTTGA
- a CDS encoding alpha/beta hydrolase, translating into MTLDPDAARLLEMARKAGKPPYETVDADTARQLYREGRRALQPEPLAVAETRDLSAPRPGGTVPLRLYRPDGATAGESLPVLIYFHGGGWVLGDIDSHDGVCRHLAARSGCAVVSVDYRMGPEHKFPAAVDDAVAATRWVAGNAAELGIDPARLAVAGDSAGGNLAAVVTLHERDAGGVAVGAQMLFYPATDFAMDTESHRLFGEGHLLTHAAMRWFQAQYLTAGDEADWRASPLRADDLAGLPTAYVITAGFDPLRDEGETYARRLVEAGVPVTTRRYTGQIHGFLTMGRIIAQSAEALDAAAKWLRTNL; encoded by the coding sequence ATGACGCTGGACCCGGACGCGGCGCGCCTGTTGGAAATGGCCCGAAAGGCCGGCAAGCCCCCATACGAGACCGTGGACGCCGACACCGCCCGACAGCTCTACCGCGAGGGTCGGCGCGCATTGCAGCCGGAGCCGTTGGCCGTCGCCGAGACCCGCGACCTTTCGGCGCCCCGCCCGGGCGGCACCGTGCCCCTGCGCCTCTACCGTCCCGACGGCGCCACGGCGGGAGAAAGCCTGCCCGTCCTGATCTATTTCCACGGCGGCGGCTGGGTGCTCGGCGACATCGACAGCCATGACGGCGTCTGCCGTCACCTCGCGGCACGCTCGGGCTGTGCCGTGGTGTCGGTGGACTACCGGATGGGGCCGGAGCACAAGTTTCCGGCCGCCGTCGACGACGCGGTCGCCGCCACGCGCTGGGTCGCCGGCAACGCCGCCGAACTCGGCATCGATCCGGCCCGTCTCGCCGTCGCCGGCGACAGCGCCGGGGGCAATCTCGCGGCCGTGGTAACGCTGCACGAGCGGGACGCGGGCGGCGTCGCCGTCGGCGCGCAGATGCTGTTCTACCCGGCCACCGACTTCGCGATGGACACCGAGTCCCACCGGCTGTTCGGCGAGGGGCACCTGCTGACCCACGCCGCGATGCGCTGGTTCCAGGCGCAGTACCTGACGGCCGGCGACGAGGCCGACTGGCGCGCCTCGCCGCTCCGGGCGGACGATCTCGCCGGCCTGCCGACGGCCTACGTGATCACCGCCGGCTTCGACCCGTTGCGCGACGAGGGCGAGACCTATGCCAGGCGCTTGGTCGAGGCGGGCGTGCCGGTCACGACCCGACGCTACACCGGCCAGATCCACGGCTTCCTGACTATGGGCCGCATCATTGCCCAGTCGGCCGAGGCCCTGGACGCCGCCGCGAAGTGGCTGCGCACGAACCTCTAG
- a CDS encoding DUF4170 domain-containing protein, with product MEGSPKAQLLHLVFGGELKSADKVEFADLKNLDIVGVFPNYATAEAAWRAKAQATVDNAHMRYFIVHLHRLLEPQE from the coding sequence ATGGAGGGTTCGCCCAAGGCACAGCTTCTCCACCTGGTATTCGGTGGCGAGCTGAAGTCGGCCGACAAGGTGGAGTTCGCGGACCTGAAGAACCTCGATATCGTCGGGGTCTTCCCGAACTATGCGACGGCCGAAGCGGCCTGGCGTGCCAAGGCGCAGGCGACGGTGGACAATGCGCACATGCGTTACTTCATCGTCCACCTGCACCGGCTGCTCGAACCGCAGGAGTAG
- a CDS encoding DMT family transporter, translated as MNRDGKNAAWLLLSLAALCWAGNYVVGRGSRGEIGPVTLAFWRDGLAFLCALPFAWRELVRHRGTLLREWPRILLLGAIGVGGYHICVYKGLAGTEALNAAVMLSAMPITIAIGSWLFLGQRIAALQGFGMALSLIGVGAVVLRGDPMALLTLSFNEGDLWMLLAVPLWAAYTVILQHRPIRVPSFALLTATLGAGVLAISPIYAWAAWSGEPMAGSPSAFAALAYVAIFATLVGYWCWNLGLERMDAARAGSFIHLTPVFAAILAILLLGERLEAYHLVAAVLVFGGVLLAGRAKRVPSGTATAAKREAVS; from the coding sequence ATGAACAGAGACGGCAAGAATGCCGCCTGGTTGCTGCTGAGCCTCGCGGCGCTGTGCTGGGCCGGCAATTACGTGGTCGGGCGCGGTTCGCGCGGCGAGATCGGCCCGGTGACCCTGGCCTTCTGGCGCGACGGGCTGGCGTTCCTGTGCGCGCTGCCGTTCGCGTGGCGGGAGCTGGTCCGCCACCGCGGCACGCTGCTGCGTGAATGGCCGCGCATCCTGCTGCTCGGCGCGATCGGGGTCGGCGGCTATCACATCTGCGTCTACAAGGGGCTCGCCGGGACCGAGGCGCTGAACGCCGCGGTGATGCTGTCGGCCATGCCGATCACCATCGCCATCGGCTCGTGGCTCTTCCTGGGCCAGAGGATCGCGGCGCTGCAGGGCTTCGGCATGGCGCTGTCGCTGATCGGCGTCGGCGCCGTCGTGCTGCGCGGCGACCCGATGGCGCTGCTGACGCTGAGCTTCAACGAGGGCGACCTCTGGATGCTGCTCGCGGTGCCGCTCTGGGCGGCCTACACGGTGATCCTGCAGCATCGGCCGATCCGCGTGCCGTCCTTCGCGCTGCTGACGGCGACGCTGGGTGCCGGCGTGCTCGCCATCTCACCGATCTATGCCTGGGCGGCGTGGTCGGGCGAGCCGATGGCCGGCAGCCCGTCGGCCTTCGCGGCGCTCGCCTATGTGGCGATCTTCGCGACGCTGGTGGGCTATTGGTGCTGGAACCTGGGCCTGGAGCGGATGGATGCGGCGCGCGCCGGATCTTTCATCCACCTGACGCCGGTGTTCGCGGCTATCCTGGCGATCCTCCTGCTGGGCGAGCGGCTGGAGGCCTATCATCTGGTTGCGGCCGTCCTCGTTTTCGGGGGCGTGCTGCTGGCGGGGCGTGCGAAACGGGTGCCGAGCGGCACGGCCACCGCCGCGAAACGGGAAGCGGTTTCATGA
- the cimA gene encoding citramalate synthase: MSERIWLFDTTLRDGNQTQGVDFSVGDKTAIAHELDKLGIDYVEGGWPGANPTDDGFFADPPSLPRAKLTAFGMTRRSGRSASNDPGLAVTLRSKVETICLVGKTHDYHAEVALGVSLDENVAMIADSIGEVVRRGKEAIFDCEHFFDGYRANPDYALQCAKAAFDAGARWVVLCDTNGGALPDEVERVVSTVIEHIPGDRLGIHTHNDTENAVANTLAAVRAGVRHVQGTLNGLGERCGNANLVSIIPTLMLKMGFETGVTREGLKRLVHVSRALDERLNRPSNRHAAYVGASAFAHKAGLHVSAVEKDPACYEHIEPGLVGNRRLILVSDQSGRSNILAQFREIGIEVDGDDDKVRRLVDIVKEREFQGYAYDGAEASFELLARRTLGTVPEYFRLNSFRVIDERRYNAAGELVTMSEATVKVEVGGEQVMTVAEGNGPVNALDFALRKALEPAYPALVGVKLTDYKVRILTPGDGTAALTRVMIESADPAGERWVTVGVSGNIINASYEALHDALVHRLHSTARAAA, translated from the coding sequence ATGAGTGAACGGATCTGGCTCTTCGATACGACCCTGCGCGACGGCAATCAGACGCAGGGGGTGGACTTCAGCGTCGGCGACAAGACGGCGATCGCCCACGAACTGGACAAGCTCGGCATCGACTATGTCGAGGGCGGCTGGCCGGGCGCCAATCCGACCGACGACGGCTTCTTCGCCGATCCGCCGTCGCTGCCGCGGGCGAAGCTGACGGCGTTCGGCATGACGCGGCGATCGGGCCGCAGCGCCTCGAACGATCCCGGCCTCGCGGTCACGCTGCGTTCCAAGGTCGAGACGATCTGCCTGGTCGGCAAGACGCACGACTATCACGCCGAGGTGGCGCTGGGCGTCAGCCTGGACGAGAACGTCGCGATGATCGCCGACAGCATCGGCGAGGTGGTACGCCGCGGGAAGGAGGCGATCTTCGACTGCGAGCACTTCTTCGACGGCTATCGCGCCAATCCGGACTATGCGCTGCAATGCGCCAAGGCCGCCTTCGACGCCGGCGCGCGCTGGGTGGTGCTGTGCGACACCAACGGCGGCGCCCTGCCGGACGAGGTGGAGCGCGTGGTGTCGACGGTGATCGAGCACATTCCCGGCGACCGGCTCGGCATCCACACGCACAACGATACGGAGAACGCCGTCGCCAACACGCTGGCCGCGGTGCGCGCCGGCGTCCGCCACGTCCAGGGCACCCTGAACGGCCTTGGCGAGCGCTGCGGCAACGCCAATCTCGTGTCGATCATCCCGACGCTGATGCTGAAGATGGGGTTCGAGACCGGCGTGACGCGGGAGGGGCTGAAGCGCCTCGTGCATGTCAGCCGCGCGCTCGACGAGCGGCTCAACCGACCGTCGAACCGCCATGCCGCCTATGTCGGCGCCTCGGCCTTCGCCCACAAGGCGGGCCTGCATGTCTCCGCGGTGGAGAAGGACCCGGCCTGCTACGAGCACATCGAGCCCGGCCTCGTCGGCAACCGGCGCCTGATCCTGGTGTCGGACCAGTCGGGCCGCTCGAACATCCTGGCGCAGTTCCGCGAGATCGGCATCGAGGTCGACGGCGACGACGACAAGGTCCGCCGCCTCGTCGACATCGTGAAGGAGCGCGAGTTCCAGGGCTATGCCTATGACGGCGCCGAGGCGTCGTTCGAACTGCTGGCGCGGCGGACGCTGGGCACGGTGCCGGAGTATTTCCGGCTGAACAGCTTCCGCGTCATCGACGAGCGCCGCTACAACGCGGCTGGCGAACTGGTCACCATGTCCGAGGCGACGGTGAAGGTCGAGGTCGGCGGCGAGCAGGTGATGACGGTGGCCGAGGGCAACGGCCCGGTGAACGCGCTCGACTTCGCGCTACGCAAGGCGCTCGAGCCGGCCTATCCGGCGCTCGTCGGCGTCAAGCTGACGGACTACAAGGTCCGCATTCTGACGCCGGGCGACGGCACGGCGGCGTTGACGCGGGTGATGATCGAGAGCGCCGACCCGGCGGGCGAGCGGTGGGTCACCGTCGGCGTCTCCGGCAACATCATCAACGCCAGCTACGAGGCCCTGCACGACGCGCTGGTGCACCGGCTGCACAGCACGGCGCGCGCCGCGGCCTGA
- a CDS encoding universal stress protein produces MTRLIALIDGSTYAQSVCDHAGWAAPRIGASIELMHVLGRRDVPGAPADFSGSIGVDARDTLLAELADLDAQRSRLAQRRGRLMLEDAKRRLIDAGVADVATRLRHGDLLDAVHEFEMQADLVVIGKRGEAADFAKMHLGSNLERVVRACRKPVLVASRAFKPIRRFLIAFDGGPSITRAIDHVVGSGLFAGLECRLLMAGETDDGTARQRLDAAAARLTDGGFSVDAELRPGQPDAVIAEAVENGSADLLVMGAYGHSRIRSLIIGSTTTEMVRSCLVPVLLYR; encoded by the coding sequence ATGACCCGACTGATCGCGCTGATCGACGGATCGACCTACGCGCAGAGCGTGTGCGACCACGCGGGCTGGGCGGCCCCCCGCATCGGCGCCAGCATCGAGTTGATGCACGTCCTCGGCCGGCGGGACGTGCCGGGAGCACCGGCGGATTTCAGCGGCAGCATCGGGGTCGATGCCCGCGACACGCTGCTGGCGGAACTGGCGGATCTCGACGCGCAGCGTTCGCGGCTGGCACAGCGGCGCGGACGGCTGATGCTGGAGGATGCGAAGCGCCGCCTCATCGACGCCGGGGTGGCGGACGTCGCGACGCGCCTGCGGCACGGCGACCTGCTCGACGCCGTCCACGAGTTCGAGATGCAGGCCGATCTCGTCGTCATCGGCAAGCGCGGCGAAGCCGCCGACTTCGCGAAGATGCATCTCGGCTCCAACCTGGAACGGGTCGTGAGGGCCTGCCGCAAGCCGGTGCTCGTCGCGTCGCGTGCCTTCAAGCCGATCCGCAGGTTCCTCATCGCCTTCGACGGCGGCCCGAGCATCACCCGCGCCATCGACCACGTGGTCGGCAGCGGCCTGTTCGCCGGGCTGGAATGCCGCCTGCTCATGGCGGGCGAGACCGACGACGGGACCGCGCGCCAGCGACTGGATGCGGCCGCCGCGCGGCTGACCGACGGCGGCTTCTCCGTCGATGCGGAGTTGCGCCCCGGGCAACCGGACGCGGTAATCGCGGAGGCCGTGGAAAACGGGTCCGCGGACCTGCTGGTCATGGGCGCCTACGGCCATTCCCGGATCCGCAGCCTCATCATCGGCAGCACGACGACGGAAATGGTGCGCTCCTGTCTGGTGCCTGTGCTGCTCTATCGCTAA
- a CDS encoding bifunctional aldolase/short-chain dehydrogenase, which produces MKSQWSDDAARAATDRWVQQGWNEDVALRVYTTRLLGGDPRLVLHGGGNTSVKTRVDDITGESVDVLCVKGSGWDMAVIEPPGLPAVKLDPLKRLIELPALPDEEMVALQRRNLLDPGAPNPSVETLLHAFLPHKFIDHTHANAVLALTDQANGEELAREVYGDRVAIVPYVMPGFDMAKQASAIFAETPDVDGLVLLKHGIFSFGPDARHAYELMIELVSLAEARLAKGERHSVRVGALPANIASPAEVAPILRGLLARPVDTREGLWKRFVLEHRTTDAIRDYTDGLDLDRYSQAGTITPDHVIRTKAWPLLLPTPEAGRLDEFAAQAKAGFAAFEAKCADYFERNNRRFGGAKTELDRAPRVILIPGLGAFVAGESAKAAAIAGDLTEAAAEVIPTAEAIGRFESISEADLFDVEYWSLEQAKLGKGVEKPLARHIVAITGGAGGIGRATAAAFKAQGAEVALLDIDPAEAARALGAFGVACDVTDPAAVQTAFDAVCARFGGVDILVSNAGAAWQGRMGDVSDADLRASFELNFFAHQHVAKAAVAVMLKQGTGGMLLFNASKQALNPGPNFGPYGLPKAATLALMRQYALDYGADGITANAVNADRIRSGLLTDEMIASRSKARGLSETDYMSGNLLGREVTARDVGEAFVALALARKTTGAVLTVDGGNIAAAVR; this is translated from the coding sequence ATGAAGAGTCAGTGGTCGGACGATGCGGCGCGTGCCGCGACGGACCGGTGGGTGCAGCAGGGCTGGAACGAGGACGTGGCGCTGCGCGTCTACACGACGCGGCTGCTCGGCGGCGATCCGCGGCTGGTACTGCACGGCGGCGGCAACACCTCGGTGAAGACCCGGGTCGACGACATCACCGGCGAATCGGTCGACGTGCTCTGCGTGAAGGGCTCCGGCTGGGACATGGCGGTGATCGAGCCGCCGGGCCTGCCGGCCGTGAAGCTCGACCCGCTGAAGCGGCTGATCGAACTGCCGGCGCTGCCCGACGAGGAGATGGTGGCGCTGCAGCGCCGCAACCTGCTCGATCCCGGCGCGCCGAACCCGTCGGTCGAGACGCTGCTGCATGCCTTCCTGCCGCACAAGTTCATCGACCACACGCATGCGAATGCCGTGCTGGCCCTGACCGACCAGGCGAACGGCGAGGAGCTGGCGCGCGAGGTCTATGGCGACCGCGTCGCCATCGTGCCCTACGTCATGCCCGGCTTCGACATGGCGAAGCAGGCCTCGGCGATCTTCGCGGAGACGCCGGACGTCGACGGCCTCGTGCTGCTGAAGCACGGCATCTTCTCGTTCGGACCGGATGCGCGGCATGCCTATGAACTGATGATCGAGCTGGTATCGCTCGCCGAGGCGCGGCTGGCGAAGGGTGAGCGGCACAGCGTGCGGGTCGGTGCACTGCCGGCGAATATCGCGTCGCCCGCCGAGGTCGCTCCGATCCTGCGCGGCTTGCTGGCGCGGCCCGTGGACACGCGCGAAGGCCTGTGGAAGCGCTTCGTGCTGGAGCACCGGACGACCGACGCCATTCGCGACTATACGGACGGCCTCGACCTCGACCGCTATTCCCAGGCCGGCACGATCACGCCCGACCACGTCATTCGCACCAAGGCCTGGCCGCTGCTACTGCCGACGCCCGAGGCGGGCAGGCTGGACGAATTCGCCGCCCAGGCGAAGGCCGGGTTCGCCGCGTTCGAGGCGAAGTGCGCCGATTATTTCGAGCGCAACAACCGCCGCTTCGGCGGCGCCAAGACCGAGCTGGACCGGGCGCCGCGCGTCATCCTGATCCCGGGCCTGGGGGCCTTTGTGGCCGGCGAGAGCGCCAAGGCGGCGGCCATCGCCGGCGACCTGACCGAGGCGGCGGCCGAGGTGATCCCGACCGCCGAGGCGATCGGCCGCTTCGAAAGCATTTCCGAGGCCGACCTGTTCGACGTCGAATACTGGTCGCTGGAGCAGGCGAAGCTGGGCAAGGGAGTCGAGAAGCCGCTCGCCCGCCACATCGTGGCGATCACCGGCGGCGCCGGCGGCATCGGCCGCGCCACGGCGGCGGCCTTCAAGGCGCAGGGCGCCGAGGTGGCGCTGCTCGACATCGACCCAGCCGAGGCCGCGCGGGCGCTCGGTGCCTTCGGCGTCGCCTGCGACGTGACCGACCCGGCGGCGGTGCAGACGGCGTTCGACGCGGTCTGCGCACGCTTCGGCGGCGTCGACATCCTGGTGTCGAACGCGGGGGCGGCATGGCAGGGCCGGATGGGCGACGTGTCCGACGCCGACCTGCGCGCCAGCTTCGAGCTGAACTTCTTCGCCCACCAGCACGTCGCCAAGGCGGCGGTTGCGGTCATGCTGAAGCAGGGCACCGGCGGGATGCTGCTGTTCAACGCTTCCAAGCAGGCGCTGAACCCGGGGCCGAACTTCGGCCCCTACGGCCTGCCCAAGGCGGCGACGTTGGCGCTGATGCGGCAGTATGCGCTGGACTACGGTGCCGACGGGATCACGGCCAATGCGGTCAATGCCGACCGCATCCGCAGCGGCCTGCTGACCGACGAGATGATCGCCAGCCGGTCGAAGGCGCGCGGCCTGTCCGAGACGGACTATATGAGCGGCAACCTGCTCGGACGCGAGGTGACGGCCAGGGACGTCGGCGAGGCGTTCGTCGCGCTGGCGCTCGCGCGCAAGACGACCGGTGCGGTGCTGACCGTCGACGGCGGCAACATTGCGGCGGCGGTGAGATAG